In one Acetobacter sp. genomic region, the following are encoded:
- a CDS encoding sulfite exporter TauE/SafE family protein, giving the protein MLIWVILFCLAVSAFGLSAVSGGGAGLLLMPLLGLIVTPAQVPAALSIGTASSSISRITAFYSNIRWDIVRYFIPAALPLCGFGAWLLTRLDPLYLEVCLAIFLIGNLPLIFFAQPIRSEKTIEGGKIFLVAIGAGAGFLSGFTGAVGLIFNRFYLRLGLRKEEIIATRAANEILLHLLKLGLYGTFGLLSTRVLLAGGILAAAAISSSYLMRMILPLVHDHVFHRLNHLAMGIAGFVMLITSGIQLAHRENIVISYVTESTGHTASMKWGHHTFTVELENGQEVEIKHAIRALDLVYAPYFSKHYRRQENILHLSTVSGIYLSSRAL; this is encoded by the coding sequence ATGCTGATATGGGTAATTTTATTTTGTCTCGCTGTTTCCGCATTCGGTCTGAGTGCTGTCTCCGGTGGCGGAGCCGGCCTGCTTCTCATGCCTCTGCTGGGTCTGATCGTCACACCTGCCCAAGTGCCTGCCGCACTGTCCATCGGAACCGCGAGCAGCTCAATTTCCCGCATCACGGCTTTTTATAGCAACATCCGCTGGGACATAGTCCGATATTTCATCCCTGCCGCGTTGCCATTGTGTGGTTTTGGTGCATGGCTTTTGACAAGGCTGGACCCTCTGTATCTCGAAGTCTGTCTGGCGATATTTCTCATCGGCAACCTGCCTCTGATTTTTTTTGCTCAGCCGATAAGATCCGAGAAAACAATTGAGGGAGGAAAAATCTTTCTGGTTGCCATCGGAGCCGGGGCCGGTTTTCTGTCTGGATTCACCGGTGCGGTAGGCCTGATTTTCAACCGATTCTATCTGCGCCTCGGCCTTCGCAAGGAAGAAATCATTGCGACACGCGCAGCCAACGAGATTCTCCTGCATCTCCTTAAGCTCGGTCTTTACGGTACATTCGGCCTCCTGAGCACCCGTGTATTGCTGGCTGGCGGTATCCTCGCAGCAGCGGCGATAAGCTCATCGTACCTGATGCGTATGATATTGCCTCTCGTGCATGATCATGTGTTCCATCGTCTAAATCATCTGGCGATGGGTATCGCAGGTTTCGTCATGCTCATTACGTCAGGAATCCAGTTGGCACACCGCGAAAACATCGTCATTTCGTACGTCACCGAGAGCACAGGACACACAGCGTCGATGAAATGGGGACATCATACGTTCACCGTTGAACTGGAAAACGGACAGGAGGTAGAAATAAAGCACGCCATCCGCGCTCTGGATCTCGTCTATGCACCATATTTTTCGAAGCACTACAGACGACAGGAAAACATTCTTCATTTATCCACTGTCTCAGGTATTTATCTCAGCAGCCGAGCACTGTAA
- a CDS encoding sensor histidine kinase has product MATSGYHSLALLERQMKNVVANESNEALMEAHSHDVPHLRPIMTELVQNEPGFYYLLENARQEIIVGNMFHLQPVAGWRRLPWTHRSVPPDHRLVIGYGSILQDGGYLFVGIDGEPLQTLRHDLWFILSWSVAGFIVIGTIGGFILSRLVLGRIENISQTARNIMRGDISQRITLNATNDEFDHLAVSLNAMLDRNEHLIDSVRQVTDDIAHDMRRPLSRLAQQLDEIARDGLTEPQVNVLNRARGSLEEALEIFSSLLKLAQIEADEDIPDSQLLNVDDLLVSVAELYQPIIESKRQKLELNCLCQTARLSGNKALLMQVLVNLLENAINHCPPGSRILLSSFTEGETITITVADNGPGIPSHERERVFEKMVRLDNSRSVPGSGLGLSMVQAIVRLHKGQIKLLDNDPGLRCEIRLRKAPVATS; this is encoded by the coding sequence ATGGCCACCTCAGGCTATCATAGTCTGGCGCTTCTGGAGCGGCAGATGAAAAACGTGGTTGCCAATGAAAGCAATGAGGCGCTCATGGAAGCGCATAGTCATGACGTGCCGCATCTGCGACCCATCATGACCGAACTCGTTCAAAACGAACCGGGATTTTATTACCTTCTGGAGAATGCACGACAGGAAATCATTGTCGGCAACATGTTTCATCTCCAGCCTGTCGCGGGATGGCGCAGACTTCCCTGGACGCACCGTTCCGTTCCGCCTGACCACCGGCTTGTGATCGGATACGGCTCCATATTGCAGGATGGAGGATATTTGTTCGTCGGCATCGATGGAGAGCCTCTCCAGACTCTCCGCCATGACCTCTGGTTCATACTTAGCTGGAGTGTCGCAGGGTTTATTGTCATCGGGACCATCGGAGGCTTTATTCTCAGTCGTCTTGTCTTGGGCAGGATTGAAAACATCAGTCAGACTGCTCGCAATATCATGCGTGGAGACATATCCCAGCGGATTACACTTAACGCGACCAACGATGAATTCGACCATCTTGCTGTTAGTCTTAATGCCATGCTGGATCGGAATGAACACCTGATTGACAGTGTGCGGCAAGTGACTGACGATATTGCACACGACATGCGTCGTCCTCTCTCCCGTCTCGCTCAGCAACTCGACGAGATAGCGCGGGATGGGCTGACAGAGCCTCAGGTAAACGTTCTGAACCGCGCCAGAGGCAGTCTTGAAGAGGCTCTGGAAATTTTCTCATCTTTACTGAAACTTGCCCAGATAGAAGCAGACGAGGATATTCCGGATAGTCAGCTTCTCAATGTTGACGATCTTCTTGTATCGGTGGCCGAGCTGTATCAGCCAATTATTGAAAGCAAGAGACAGAAGCTGGAGCTGAACTGTCTTTGTCAGACTGCACGCCTGTCGGGCAACAAGGCTCTTCTGATGCAGGTGCTGGTCAATCTGCTTGAAAACGCGATCAATCACTGTCCGCCGGGCAGTCGGATTCTTCTTTCTTCATTCACAGAAGGTGAGACAATCACCATTACAGTCGCGGACAATGGTCCCGGCATTCCGTCTCATGAACGCGAACGTGTTTTTGAAAAAATGGTCCGACTGGACAACAGCCGTTCAGTTCCCGGTAGCGGCCTTGGCCTCAGCATGGTGCAGGCCATTGTCCGGCTTCACAAGGGGCAGATAAAGCTGCTGGACAATGACCCCGGTCTTCGATGTGAAATCCGTCTCCGGAAAGCACCAGTTGCTACATCTTGA
- a CDS encoding response regulator transcription factor gives MSKELLIPSSNILLIEDDADTASYITDFFLTSSLQITVETDGIRGLDLAISRSWDCIILDRRLPGIDGLTVLTRLRAMNIQTPVLFLTTMDGIRDRVVGLRSGGDDYLVKPFAVAELSARIEGLLRRTKEPSGQTYLTFADVKIDLLTREVTRAGEKIYIQAQELKLLEYFMNHPCVVLSREMILQAVWDIDFPIRTNLVETHVSRLRERLGRDAPPLIHTVKGQGYTLRNQ, from the coding sequence ATGAGCAAAGAACTCCTTATCCCCTCATCCAACATTCTTCTGATAGAAGACGACGCGGATACAGCGTCATACATCACAGATTTTTTTCTGACTTCATCCCTCCAGATCACGGTGGAAACCGACGGCATTCGTGGACTGGATCTCGCCATATCCCGATCATGGGATTGTATCATTCTCGACCGTCGTCTTCCGGGCATTGACGGTTTGACTGTTCTCACCCGTTTGCGGGCCATGAACATCCAGACACCGGTTCTTTTTCTTACAACTATGGACGGCATTCGTGACCGGGTCGTAGGACTTCGAAGCGGTGGAGACGATTATCTTGTCAAACCCTTTGCCGTGGCAGAGTTATCCGCGAGAATTGAGGGGCTACTACGGCGCACCAAGGAACCTTCAGGTCAAACATACCTAACTTTTGCAGATGTCAAAATTGATCTCTTGACCAGGGAAGTCACCCGCGCTGGAGAAAAAATTTATATACAGGCTCAGGAATTAAAACTTCTCGAATATTTCATGAATCATCCCTGTGTGGTTCTTTCTCGTGAAATGATCCTTCAGGCTGTCTGGGACATTGATTTTCCAATCCGAACCAACCTGGTTGAAACACATGTGAGCCGACTGAGGGAGCGACTGGGACGGGATGCCCCACCCCTGATTCACACTGTGAAAGGTCAGGGTTATACGCTCCGGAATCAATAG
- a CDS encoding TonB-dependent receptor, translated as MFDGPVISRIYSYSFIVSCLAGTVLASRADAAPAGVSSEVQKNDKNALLTKSVTATDPKQTATSKSHPVNTAGSTEAGGQEHLTVWGKSRPLLTARSPNRKYTASLLDTPRSVSVVTQEQMKLVNATSFEEAMRTVPGVSFRGGDAYAIPGGNYPVIRGFGSYSNMFIDGLRDSGVSQREVFDVEEMEVLKGPGSVYGGRGGLGGQINITTKKAQLGNLTSGQLGFGTAAYKRGTIDINRQLGSSTAIRLNAMGADGDTAGRAPIGGYKWGVAPSVSFGLGTPTRLTLGYYHLYSSDMPDYSAPYSKTTHEPLKIPRHMVLGLKDRDFEHSTTDLGQIILERDLWHDFVFRNTLQWTSTQFDYIATNPQWQSTSAANQNILLEAKSGKFHTDNFQEQAMVSGTFNTGPIHHSINTGIEVSRERLTRNEYYVRDSAGNNIRSGGPCSVAYNCISAASLGSWSPSNPWTGSYSLGEPGIAPLNTNVTTGSAYAFDTMSMLHDHLLINGGVRFDRFMTSAVQGNLGLSNNQSFINYQAGAVYKPIKPISLYFSYATASNPVGVDAGADGQIALSTANNKLAPQNGKNIEVGAKAELFNGRFSITGSLFDGKMTNAQVSDGFGNQINAGTQRVRGAEINVAGNITSRWEVFGGWTYLDSTVLDGGPTHANVGKRFPYTPGNSVAVWSTYKILPQFKAGGGLTYMSKRYTSVSNSVWVPEYVRLDMVADYQITRTLDLQANLQNLTNKRYYDRIYTNYSRIAAGRAVTFQLTFKM; from the coding sequence ATGTTCGACGGTCCAGTGATATCTCGCATTTACTCGTATTCATTTATAGTGAGTTGCCTGGCAGGCACGGTTCTTGCTTCCCGCGCGGATGCTGCTCCTGCTGGTGTCTCCTCAGAGGTTCAAAAAAACGATAAAAATGCACTTCTGACAAAAAGCGTCACTGCGACTGATCCCAAACAAACCGCGACGTCAAAATCACATCCGGTCAATACGGCTGGCAGCACAGAGGCGGGTGGTCAGGAGCATCTGACCGTTTGGGGAAAGAGCCGTCCTCTCCTGACGGCACGATCTCCAAACCGGAAATATACAGCTTCCCTGCTTGATACGCCGCGTTCCGTCTCTGTTGTCACTCAGGAACAGATGAAACTCGTAAACGCAACCTCTTTCGAAGAGGCGATGCGTACCGTTCCGGGAGTGAGCTTCCGTGGCGGTGACGCCTATGCGATTCCGGGCGGAAACTATCCTGTTATTCGAGGATTTGGTTCTTATAGCAATATGTTTATCGATGGCTTGCGTGATAGCGGGGTAAGCCAGCGCGAGGTGTTCGATGTCGAGGAGATGGAAGTTCTTAAAGGGCCGGGTTCGGTCTATGGCGGACGTGGAGGGCTTGGGGGACAGATCAACATCACAACCAAGAAAGCACAGCTTGGCAACCTAACATCAGGCCAGCTTGGTTTTGGTACTGCGGCTTATAAGCGTGGCACAATCGACATCAACCGTCAGCTTGGGTCATCGACAGCCATACGCCTGAACGCAATGGGAGCGGACGGCGATACTGCCGGTCGGGCGCCAATCGGAGGGTATAAATGGGGCGTTGCTCCTTCCGTGTCTTTCGGGTTGGGTACTCCGACCCGTCTGACACTTGGCTATTATCATCTTTACTCTTCCGACATGCCCGACTACTCTGCGCCTTACAGCAAAACTACCCACGAACCGTTGAAAATTCCCCGTCACATGGTGCTGGGTCTGAAGGATCGTGATTTCGAACATAGCACGACGGATCTTGGTCAGATCATCCTTGAAAGGGATCTCTGGCATGACTTCGTGTTTCGCAATACGCTTCAGTGGACCAGCACCCAGTTCGATTATATCGCCACCAATCCCCAATGGCAGAGTACCTCTGCGGCCAATCAGAACATTCTTCTCGAAGCCAAGTCCGGAAAGTTCCATACGGATAATTTTCAGGAACAGGCTATGGTATCGGGCACTTTCAACACCGGGCCGATTCATCACTCCATCAACACCGGTATTGAAGTTTCACGCGAACGTCTGACCCGCAACGAGTATTACGTCAGGGATTCCGCCGGAAACAACATCCGTAGTGGTGGACCATGCTCGGTAGCCTACAACTGCATCAGTGCAGCCAGTCTGGGAAGCTGGAGTCCGTCGAACCCATGGACCGGTTCATATTCTCTCGGAGAGCCGGGTATTGCGCCCCTCAATACCAATGTGACAACAGGATCGGCTTACGCGTTTGATACGATGAGCATGCTGCATGATCATCTCCTGATTAACGGAGGCGTCAGGTTCGACCGCTTCATGACATCCGCGGTTCAGGGCAATCTGGGTCTGAGCAACAATCAGAGTTTCATCAATTATCAGGCTGGAGCAGTCTACAAACCTATCAAACCGATCAGCCTCTATTTCTCCTATGCCACGGCATCCAATCCTGTTGGTGTGGATGCTGGAGCTGACGGGCAGATAGCACTGTCCACCGCGAACAACAAACTGGCTCCGCAGAACGGTAAAAACATCGAGGTCGGCGCTAAGGCTGAATTGTTCAACGGCCGCTTTTCGATAACCGGGTCTCTGTTCGACGGAAAAATGACCAATGCTCAGGTTTCCGATGGTTTTGGCAATCAGATCAATGCGGGCACACAGCGCGTGCGTGGCGCCGAAATCAATGTGGCTGGCAATATCACATCCCGTTGGGAGGTGTTTGGCGGCTGGACGTATCTGGACAGCACGGTTCTCGATGGCGGACCAACCCATGCCAACGTCGGAAAGCGCTTTCCTTACACGCCCGGAAACTCGGTGGCTGTCTGGAGCACCTATAAGATACTGCCGCAATTCAAAGCGGGAGGCGGGCTCACTTATATGAGCAAGCGCTATACCAGCGTGAGCAACTCGGTATGGGTGCCTGAATACGTGCGACTGGATATGGTCGCCGACTATCAGATAACGCGCACTCTGGATTTACAGGCCAATTTGCAGAACCTTACGAACAAACGCTATTATGACCGTATCTATACGAACTACTCCCGTATTGCGGCGGGACGTGCTGTCACTTTCCAACTGACTTTCAAGATGTAG